TTTAGTTTTTCATAAAGTATTCTTTCATGAACTATATGTTGATCATATATCTCAAATACTCCATCTCTTTCTACTAAGATAAAAGAATCAAATATCTGCCCAAATACTTTAAAATCTATTTTAGATGCTGCATTTTTTTCTTCTGATACAATTATTCTATCTTCTTTAATCTCATCTTTAAATTCAGATTTTACTTCAGATACAACATCGGTTTTTATTATATCAGATTTTTCATTTCCTTCAAATACTTTTATTTCTTCTTTTATTTCAAAAGGGGTAGTTCTACCTTTTTCAATAAATATTTTTTCAAAATTATCTTCATTAGATTCTGTAGTTTCTTTTTTTATATCCCTATCAGATACTTCTGCTTCTCTCTCTGTTTTTGGATATTTTTCTACTTCAATTCCTTCAAACTTGATATTTTCTGCCTTCATAGGAACAAACTTTGAAAACTCTGAAAATCTATTAAAGCTTCATTTTCTTTCTCAAAAGTTTTTTCCATTGTTGGAGAAACAAAAATATCATCACCTTCAAAACAATTTTTTATCTCTTTTAAAACTCTTCCATATATATTAGATTCATTTGAGAACTTAACTATTTTTTTTGAAGGATGCACATTAACATCTACTTCTTTAGGGTCTATCTCAAGAAATAATATTGCAAAAGGATATTTCCCCTTCATAAGCTTTGTATAATATCCATCAATGATGGCATTCTCCAGAAGTTTTGATTTTACCATACGACCATTGACAAATGTGAATATAGAATCTCTTGTTGCTCTATATAATGAAGCATTTCCCAAATATCCCATAGAAAAAGGTTTTGAATTTTTTAGAACATTTCTTCCAAATATTTCTACAATAGTGTTATCTATCCCATTTCCAGTTGTTTTTATACTCACTTTATCGTCTAATATAAGAGTTATTGCAGTATTGGGATTCCCCAGTGCTTCCTGTACTATTATATCTTTTATATTCATATATTCTGTTGTAGTCTTTCTCAAAAACTTCAACCTTGCAGGAGTATTAAAAAATAAATCCTTTATTTCTATAGTAGTTCCTACATTTCTCTGTATCTCTTTAAGACCTGTTATTTTCCCACCTGAAACTGTTATTGCTGATCCTGTTTCATCATCTTTAGTACGAGAAGATAGAGTCATTTTTGATACTGCCGATATAGAAGACAGAGCCTCTCCCCTAAATCCATATGTAAAAAGATTATATAAATCCTCTTTTTTAGCTATTTTACTTGTAGCATGCCTTTCTACAGAAAGAAGTAGATCATCTTGAGTCATTCCTTTTCCATCATCAGATATTATTACATGTCTTCCACCAGATCTTACTTCTATTTTTATACTTTTACTCTCTGCATCTAATGAATTTTCCAAAAGTTCTTTCAGCATACTGGCAGGATTTTCCACTACTTCTCCAGCTGCAATTATGTTAGAAACTGATTCGTCTAATACTTTTATTATTCCCATCTCCACCTCCTAAAAAACAAAATACTGCTTTTCATTATCTAATATATTTTAAATAATTTCAATATATTTTTTTAAAAATAAAAAAATAATATAATTGTTGCCATTTTTAAGTTATTTTGTAATAATTATAGTAACAGATATTTTAATAAGAGGTGTCTTAAAAATGAAAAAAATATTTATGATTTTATTTTTTATTATAAATAGCTCCATAGCTTTTACTTACACTTATGAAGATTATGATATTTTTATTCAAGGAAAAAATGCTTATCGTAATGGCAACTATGAAGAAGCCCAAAGTAAATTTGAAACACTTTTAAAAAGCTATTCCTTTTCTCCTATTTTAAAAAATAATTATGCTTTCTATTTTATAGGAATGACTTATTATAAAATGGGAGAGTGGAAGAACGCTGTTTACTATCTTGAAAAAGCTGTTTTCAGTCATAAACTTTCTTTTTTTAACAGAGGATCAGAGATTGAAAAAAATATTTACTTTGCTGAAAGAGATTATTCTCTTGGTGATGCTCTCATAAAAATGGGAAATAAAGAAACTGGGCTGCTATATTTAAAAAGACTGGACTACTCTACTTTTTCTCCTATTACTTCACATTTTGAAGAAAAAGCTCTTGAATTGCTTGCAAAAGAAGATATTCACTATCAAAATTATTACAATCTTAAATATAAAAATGATTTCTCTCATGTTGGAGAGATTCCAACATCTGAACTTTTAAAAGCTGCTCATTTTTTCCTTTCAAAAAAGGAATATGAAAAAGCTAAAAAACTTTATAAAATAATTTTAAAAACTCCCAATATTACAGTACAAGATAAAGAAAAAGCTGAATCTGAGCTTTTTAGAACTTTAATCATCTCTGGCAAAAATAAAGAGATTATTGCTTTGGCAGATGAATATGGAAAAAATGGAAATAAGGATTTATATTTTTTCTATAAAGGGCTTGCCTACTATAGATTAAAAGATTTTTCAAGATGTCTTTATGCTTTTGAAAATGTAAAAGGAAACAGATATGCTTCTCTTGCATTATTTTATAGAACAGGTATATATTATTCCTTTGGTGATTATGACCAAGTATTAAAAACAGCTGCTAAAATACCAAATAAAAATATAATAACAGAAATAATGATTGCCAATTCCTACTTAAAACTTGGAAATAACAAACTTTTTGAAAAAAAAGCTGAAAGCATCATAAAAAAATATCCTAATTCATATGAAGGAATGTTTTATTCATTTCTCTTAAAAAATAAGGATATTGACATAAATAAGCATAATTCGGTTTTTAAAATTGGATTGATACTTGACAATCTTCTTGTAAACTGTAAAAATATAGATGAGAATTTTATCAGCACAGTAGATAAAATAGAAATTGAAAAAATATCAGCCATTGCTTCTATGAAAGACGAGGAACTTATTAAAATAGAAATTGAAAATAGTAGTTTTATTAATAAATATTCTATTCAAAATGGTTATGCAATAACTACAATTCTTGAAAAGGGAGAGTTTTTTGATCTTGCTTATAAAAATTCTTCTACATACAGAAAAAGTTTTTTTGAATATAAAGATTTAATAAAATATAATTATCCTTTGTATTACAAAAATATAGTTGATATAAATTCAAAAAAATATGATGTCCCTCAAGAACTTATTTATTCTGCAATGCTTATTTCCAGCAAATTTAATAAAAGGCTTTTATCAGAAAATTCCAAAATAGGTCTTATGCAGATTCCATATGAATCAAGTAAAGATATAATTTCTCTTTTTGATCCTCAAATAAATATAGCAATTGGAACTGAAAAGTTAAAATCTCTTCTTGAATCTTATAAAGGAAATAAGCTTAAATCTCTTATAGCATATATTTATGGGGAAGAACTTCTCAATAGAATACAATTTGATTATGATGGAGATTTGAATTTAGATTTAATAACTGATCCAGAGGAGCGATATGAACTGCAAAACCTAATACTTACATATATGTTTTATAAAAAATTATACAATTTTTAAAGGAGCAAAAATGAGAAATACAAGATGGGTTTATAAAGATAATCCCTTAAAAAACAATAAGGATATTAAGGAACTTAATTTAGATAAAGATATTCTTAATCTTTTATATAATAGAAATATAATAGAAAAAGAGGAGATAAAAAATTTTCTTGATGTAGATGTAAAAAATATAGCTGATCCCTTTTCTCTAAAAGATGTAGACAAAGCTGTCAATAGACTTGTTCAAGCTAAAGAGAACAATGAAACTGTATGGATATATGGAGATTATGATGTTGATGGAATTACTTCAGTTTCTTTATGTTTTTTGGCTCTAAGTGAATTGGGAATTGATGTGAAATACTATATTCCATTGAGAGATGAAGGTTATGGCCTCAATATGGAAGCAATAAACTATATAAAAAATGAAGGTGGAACTCTCGTTATAACTGTTGACTGTGGTATCTCTTCACATGAAGAAATATCTCATGCCTCATCTTTAGGTATAGATATGATAGTTACTGACCATCATGAAATAAATAATGGCAATCCTAAAGCTCTAGCAGTTATCAATCCCAAAAGAGAAGATAACGACTATTCTTTTAAATATCTAGCAGGAGTAGGAACTGCTTTTATGATGATAGCTGCCCTTTTCAAAACTCTTGATAAAGAAGAAGAAGTTTACAAATATCTTGATATAGTTGCTATTGGTACTGTAGCTGATATCGTTCCTCTTCTTAAAGAAAATAGAATATTTGTAAAAGAAGGGTTGGAACATCTCAGAAGAAGTAGATGGCTTGGACTCAATATGCTGATTAAAAAAATTTTTGAGGACTATGATATAAGAAAATTTAATACTTATGACATAGGTTTCATAATAGCTCCTATATTTAATGCTGTTGGAAGATTGGAAGATGCTAAAAAAGCTGTTGAACTTTTTATAGAAAAAGATCACAGAGTATGCTCTGCAGCAATAAAAGACCTCTTAGAAAAAAATAGTGAAAGAAAAGAAATACAAGAGGAAATTTTTGAAAAAGCTATTGAAAAAATAGAAAATGAAAAACTTTATGAAAACAGTGTTCTTATAGTGGGAGAAAAGGGATTTCACCATGGGGTTATTGGTATAGTTGCTTCTAAAGTTCTGGACAGATATTATAAACCTACCATAATAATGGAAATAAAACCTGATGAAGGAATTGCTACTGCTTCATGCAGAAGTATAGAGGGATTTAATATTATAGAAGCCATCAATAATTTTTCTGACCTTCTTATCAAATATGGAGGACACAGTGGAGCTGCTGGGTTTTCAATAAAAATAGAAAACATTGAAGAATTCAGCAAAAAACTAAATGATTATGCTAAAACTGCAATGGAAGACAGCACTCTTATAAAACCAATTAAAGTGGATAGGCCACTTCCTTTTTATAAAATATCATATGATTTTTTAGATAAAATATCTCTTTTAGAGCCATTTGGTTTTGGTAATCCATCTCCTTTATTCTCATTAAATAACTGCCAATTTGATGGATTGAGGCTCATAGGAAAAGATAAAAACATATTATGATGAATGTTATAAAAAATGGAAATGAAATAAGAAATTGTGTCTGGTTTAACAGTGATGATATTTTTGAAAATCTCGTCAATTTAAGAAATATAGATATTGCCTTTAAATTAAAACTGGAAACATACAAGGATAGATATCAATATAAAATGTACATTGAAGACATAAGAGAAACTATCCATACATCTAATGAAATAGAAAATATTTTCGATCTTTATGATATTCAATTTCCTATAGAAACAGTAATTTATACTAGAAGAAAAATGGATTCTCCAAAAGTAAGGCTTACTTTCTCTGATCAGGGAATAACTGTAGCCAATGATCGTACATATCTTGGAACTTTAGATAATCAGACTGAATTCATACTGAGTTCTTTAAAAAAAATGTATAACATTGAATTTTCTGCTGCTGTAAAAGATGTTATATTAAAAGATGAAAATTATAATGTTCATATTCTTATTGATAAAGACTATACTTTTTCATCTTATGCCATAAAGCAGAATGAGTTATTTAAAGAAATTAAAAACTTTCTTATAGGAGAATTTAATTATAATTACATTCAAAAGAAAACTTTAGCTTCTGTTTTTAAAGAAAAAAATAACACAGTAGCAATTATGGAAAAAGGAAGAGGAATCGAAACCATAATTCAAACTATAGGACTTTATTACAAAAATATAAATGAAAAAGCTATTCTTATAACAAAAGAAAATATATCTAAAAAAACTATTTCAAGTATAGGGATAGGAAATAAATTTATTGATGGATATGATTTTTATATTTTCCTTAATCCTGAAAAATCTGAAATAGAAAAATATACAGATAAAAAGATTCTTATAATAACAGAGGATAAGAATTTTGAAATGGAAGAATTCTATATTATTGCTGATAATTATGAAATTCCATCAAATGTAAAGTTCATTTCTGAAGAGGAACTTAAAAATAAAAATATAATTTTTAGTAAAAAACTTCCTCTAGATAAAAGAATTGAAGTTATTAAAAATTTAAAAAATTATACGGAAATATATTCAACAAAAGATATACTTCCATATTTATAAAATAAAATTTTTTAATTTATCTTTTTATACAAAAAAGGAGCAGCTAAAATGCAATGCTCCTTTTTTATATTATCTTTTAATTAAAAATTAAATTATAATTATTTACCAATCCATTTCGATTAAAAATTATGCCCTTTTCTTTTTTAAAATATCAAAGAAATTATTTTTCATGATATCCCCTGTTTTTCTAATTGAATCTTTATGATAATGCTCTTTATATTTTTTCAGCTCCCTCATTATTTCAATATATTTGTCCAATGACATAACTATTGTTTTAGAAGAATTATTTTCCACTATTATATCTTCATAATGAGCTCTTTCTAAATTCTTTTTTAAATTTTTTTCAAATTCTCCTCTTTTAAGTATCAACACACCCAACCACCACCCTTTTCTGTTATTATTTTTTTATGATAGTATTGATATCTATTTTCTTTTCCTGAAGACCGTTTTCTATCAAGAAATCTTGAGTTTTTACCAAATCTTCTATATCAGAAGCTTTAATTTCAGTATTAAAATCATATAATGGATAAAGCTCCATTACTTCATCTTTTGAAAGTCCTGTATCCTCTGCTGTTATTTTTAATGTAGTTTCAAGATCGTCTTTTATAAATTTAACAGCTTCTTCATTTACTTTAAGAAATCTATCTACAAGCTGTGGATTTTCTTTAAGAAATTTTCCACTCACAGCAGTAACCACTATTCCTTCAACAAGTCCTTCTCCATTAGTTACCACATTTGCACCATTTTTAATAGCTTTTAAGGCTACTGGTCCTGCTAAAAGTGCAGCATCTACATTTCCACTTTGAAGTGCTGCCATAGCTTCTGGAAGACCCATATTAATAAATTCTATATCATCAACTTTTAAATCTCCTTTTCCAAGATAAGTCAGAAGAAGCTGATGAAGTATAGTTCCTTTTGGCCCAGCTACTTTTTTACCAACTAAGTCTTTTGGCTCCTTTATGTCACTAGATTTAGATATAAGCATAAATCCTTTTGGTGATCTGCTGTAAATATTAGTTATTTTTAAATCTACTCCATTAGAAGCTGCTATGATAGCTGATGTTCCTCCGAGTGCATGAAGAAAATCCAGCTCTCCTGCTGCTAAAGCCTGTGTCTGTTCTGGTCCTGTTGTAAGCTCATGAAATTTTACCTCTATTCCATCTTTTGAAAATTCTTTTCCAAACATATCTCTATTTTTTTCTAAAATAGATGGTATGTTTAAAGGTGCTTTTACATAGGTTATATTAATCTCCTTTGGTACAGCAGTTTTTTCTTTTCCACAACCAGCAATAAGAAGCATAGTTCCCATTGCAGCAGCTACAATGATTTTTTTCAACATCTTTTCCCTCCATTTAATTATTTATTTTATTCAAAATTTCTTTCTTTAAATTAATAAGCTCCATATCAGCTATATCTCTTGGGAATTCTTTTGCTATATCATAATTGTATATCTTCCCTTCATTTATGACTATTATTCTGTGAGCAAGCATTAAAGCTTCGTCTATATTATGAGTGACAAAAATTATTCCTGTTTCAGTCTTCTCATATACTTTTATTATTTCTCTTTGGAGCTGTTCCCTTGTGAAATAATCCAAAGCTGAAAAAGGCTCATCCATTAAAAGTGTATCTGGCTGATAGGACAGAGCTCTTGCTATTGCTACTCTTTGTGCCATTCCTCCAGATAATTGTGATGGATAAGCATCTTTAAACTCCTCTAAAGATATCATTTTTAAATATTTATCTGTATCTATTTTATTCCCATGTATCTCTATATTTTCTTTTACTGTAAGCCAAGGCATTAAACGACTTTCCTGAAAGACCATTCCTATTTTAGCCTTTACCTTTTCTCCATTCTTGTTATAAAAATCTATTCTGCCATCTGTTATTTCTTCAAGACCAGCTATCATTCTTAAAAGTGTAGT
Above is a window of Fusobacterium varium DNA encoding:
- the ssuB_2 gene encoding Aliphatic sulfonates import ATP-binding protein SsuB, which produces MVTLNNMYKVINLKKIFEINGNKKTIFENMNLNIDNREITIILGKSGCGKTTLLRMIAGLEEITDGRIDFYNKNGEKVKAKIGMVFQESRLMPWLTVKENIEIHGNKIDTDKYLKMISLEEFKDAYPSQLSGGMAQRVAIARALSYQPDTLLMDEPFSALDYFTREQLQREIIKVYEKTETGIIFVTHNIDEALMLAHRIIVINEGKIYNYDIAKEFPRDIADMELINLKKEILNKINN
- the recJ_2 gene encoding Single-stranded-DNA-specific exonuclease recJ, whose product is MRNTRWVYKDNPLKNNKDIKELNLDKDILNLLYNRNIIEKEEIKNFLDVDVKNIADPFSLKDVDKAVNRLVQAKENNETVWIYGDYDVDGITSVSLCFLALSELGIDVKYYIPLRDEGYGLNMEAINYIKNEGGTLVITVDCGISSHEEISHASSLGIDMIVTDHHEINNGNPKALAVINPKREDNDYSFKYLAGVGTAFMMIAALFKTLDKEEEVYKYLDIVAIGTVADIVPLLKENRIFVKEGLEHLRRSRWLGLNMLIKKIFEDYDIRKFNTYDIGFIIAPIFNAVGRLEDAKKAVELFIEKDHRVCSAAIKDLLEKNSERKEIQEEIFEKAIEKIENEKLYENSVLIVGEKGFHHGVIGIVASKVLDRYYKPTIIMEIKPDEGIATASCRSIEGFNIIEAINNFSDLLIKYGGHSGAAGFSIKIENIEEFSKKLNDYAKTAMEDSTLIKPIKVDRPLPFYKISYDFLDKISLLEPFGFGNPSPLFSLNNCQFDGLRLIGKDKNIL
- a CDS encoding DNA uptake lipoprotein — its product is MKKIFMILFFIINSSIAFTYTYEDYDIFIQGKNAYRNGNYEEAQSKFETLLKSYSFSPILKNNYAFYFIGMTYYKMGEWKNAVYYLEKAVFSHKLSFFNRGSEIEKNIYFAERDYSLGDALIKMGNKETGLLYLKRLDYSTFSPITSHFEEKALELLAKEDIHYQNYYNLKYKNDFSHVGEIPTSELLKAAHFFLSKKEYEKAKKLYKIILKTPNITVQDKEKAESELFRTLIISGKNKEIIALADEYGKNGNKDLYFFYKGLAYYRLKDFSRCLYAFENVKGNRYASLALFYRTGIYYSFGDYDQVLKTAAKIPNKNIITEIMIANSYLKLGNNKLFEKKAESIIKKYPNSYEGMFYSFLLKNKDIDINKHNSVFKIGLILDNLLVNCKNIDENFISTVDKIEIEKISAIASMKDEELIKIEIENSSFINKYSIQNGYAITTILEKGEFFDLAYKNSSTYRKSFFEYKDLIKYNYPLYYKNIVDINSKKYDVPQELIYSAMLISSKFNKRLLSENSKIGLMQIPYESSKDIISLFDPQINIAIGTEKLKSLLESYKGNKLKSLIAYIYGEELLNRIQFDYDGDLNLDLITDPEERYELQNLILTYMFYKKLYNF
- the mutL_2 gene encoding DNA mismatch repair protein mutL — encoded protein: MGIIKVLDESVSNIIAAGEVVENPASMLKELLENSLDAESKSIKIEVRSGGRHVIISDDGKGMTQDDLLLSVERHATSKIAKKEDLYNLFTYGFRGEALSSISAVSKMTLSSRTKDDETGSAITVSGGKITGLKEIQRNVGTTIEIKDLFFNTPARLKFLRKTTTEYMNIKDIIVQEALGNPNTAITLILDDKVSIKTTGNGIDNTIVEIFGRNVLKNSKPFSMGYLGNASLYRATRDSIFTFVNGRMVKSKLLENAIIDGYYTKLMKGKYPFAILFLEIDPKEVDVNVHPSKKIVKFSNESNIYGRVLKEIKNCFEGDDIFVSPTMEKTFEKENEALIDFQSFQSLFL
- the ssuA gene encoding Putative aliphatic sulfonates-binding protein precursor; amino-acid sequence: MLKKIIVAAAMGTMLLIAGCGKEKTAVPKEINITYVKAPLNIPSILEKNRDMFGKEFSKDGIEVKFHELTTGPEQTQALAAGELDFLHALGGTSAIIAASNGVDLKITNIYSRSPKGFMLISKSSDIKEPKDLVGKKVAGPKGTILHQLLLTYLGKGDLKVDDIEFINMGLPEAMAALQSGNVDAALLAGPVALKAIKNGANVVTNGEGLVEGIVVTAVSGKFLKENPQLVDRFLKVNEEAVKFIKDDLETTLKITAEDTGLSKDEVMELYPLYDFNTEIKASDIEDLVKTQDFLIENGLQEKKIDINTIIKK